From Anopheles arabiensis isolate DONGOLA chromosome 3, AaraD3, whole genome shotgun sequence, a single genomic window includes:
- the LOC120901239 gene encoding short stature homeobox protein 2-like, protein MRSKTPSAAGATGGGSKRWSLVVVDGRSSLRRKEKERISSHHQQSLPRQRKEKMKEEDTGPTTTTTPSRTETVATTSGNEGGGEGEGSGDGGGGGGGGGGSTGTGCQPAGYNSLFASLLRTTTL, encoded by the coding sequence ATGCGGTCGAAAACACCCTCGGCGGCAGGTGCCACCGGCGGTGGCAGCAAACGCTGGTCGCTGGTCGTGGTCGATGGGCGTTCGTCGTTGCGAcgcaaggagaaggaaagGATCAGCAGCCACCATCAGCAGTCGCTACCGCGCcagcgaaaggaaaagatgAAAGAGGAAGACACTGGgcctacgacgacgacgacgccatCCCGAACCGAGACTGTTGCTACTACTTCCGGTAAtgaaggaggaggagagggAGAAGGCAGTGGTgatgggggtggtggtggtggtggtggtggtggcagcacCGGCACCGGATGTCAACCCGCCGGCTACAACAGCCTCTTCGCCTCGCTGCTGCGTACCACCACGCTGTGA